The sequence below is a genomic window from Chloroflexota bacterium.
CACCGCCGTCGCCACGGGTTGGGATGGTGTAGCCACCACCGTCGCCACGGGTCGGGATGGTGTAGCCACCACCGTCACCACGGGTCGGGATGGTGTAGCCACCACCGTCACCACGGGTCGGGATGCTGTAGCCACCACCGTCGCCACGGGTCGGGATGGTGTACCCGCCGCCGTCGCCACGGGTCGGGATGCTGTAACCGCCGCCGTCGCCACGCGTCGGGATCGTGTACCCGCCGCCATCGCCACGCGTCGGGATGCTGTAGCCGCCGCCATCGCCACGGGTCGGGATGCTGTACCCGCCGCCGTCGCCACGCACAAACTGGAGATCGCTCTGCAGCGAGTAGCCGCCGCCGTCACCACGCACCACCTGGCTCTGAGCCGAGTTGGGCATCGAATAGCCGCCGCCATCCCCTGCGGCGAACGCTGCGGTGCTGGACGCGGAAAGAAGAAACGCGCTGATCGCAATCGCCCGAAGTGCACGCATGGCCCCAACATCCTCCTGCGGAAGATCCCGGCGTTTTCGCCTGGGACTGGTCGCTCGTACTCGGAGACGCCGCGACCGTGTTGGGGTCGCATGCGCCGCTCTGACTGATCAGTGGCGGCGCACGCGAGATTTCGTGCAGGGAGAAGAGCTACATCTTCGACATTTCGTCCGAATGGACAGTCAGATGGTCCACATGGGCATGCCAAAGCCCCTCTGAGACGGCCTGAACGGCGGCCGGGCGGCGAACTACACCCCTCCGCCGTTCGCGCGACAGGCGACTGGGGCGGCGAGGTCTCGCCGGGCGCGGGGAGGCAGCCTGACGCTTACGGCGCGCCGACAAGGATGAACGGCGCCCAGAAGTACGGGTGCGGTTCGCGCGAGCGGGTGCTGAGCGCAGCGGCCCGCAGGCTCGCGGCCCGGCTCTGACCGTTCCGCAGGCCCCGGTAGAACGCAGTCATGAACGCGGGGGCCGTATCGTCGTTCGCGGCCCACAGGCTGGCCACCAGCGCCCCCACCCCGGACCCGAGCACCGCCCGCGTCAGCCCAAGCAGCTCGTCCCCCGGGCCGACCCCGCTCACAGCGGTGTGGCACGCGGACAGGCAGACCAGTTGCTGCCCACGGCTCAACTCGGCCAGCTCGCCGACGCTCAGCCAGCCGTCGGCCAGCTCCAGCGCGGAGTAGGTCGGGTTGTCGGCGCGGAAGACGCCGTGCGTGGCAAGGTGCAGGCTGTCGCGGTCGCGGGACTCGTGCCGCACACGCTCCAACGTCGCGTCACGCCCGCTCAGGATGAGCGCCCCCGGCAACTGCTCGGCGATGCGCCGCGCCTCGTCCTGGACCCACGGCAGATCCGCGATGTCCGGCGCCACGATCAGCGGCCGTTCGATGGCCGGCGATGGCCGCCCGGCCGTCGCCGCGAAGACGGCGGCGCTCGGCGCGTAGGAGACGGTCAGTTGATCCAGCAGCATCGCTTGCGCGTACGGGAGCGCATGGAGCGGGACGCCGTGCAGCAGGCTGTGTGGCACCACGACGAGGTGATCGGAGTCTGCGAGCGCGCCGGCAAGCGGCGCGACGAGCAGTTCGCCAAGCTGCTGCAAGGCCTGGTCAATCGCCCGGGCCAGCGAGCGCTGGTTGGCCCGCAGGAACTCCGCGCCGTACGTCCCCTTGCGGATGTGGAACCAGAACCAGCTCAGCGCCTTCTCGGCCTGCGTGCGCGTCCCCAGGTTGCGGAACACGGCGAAATGCTCGCGGCGTACGACAAAGCAGGCGATCTCGTCGCCCAGCACCACGTACTCGACCAGACAGGTCCGCTCGTCGAGCGCCGCCTGGACGCGCCCCACGTCGATCAGCGCCGTGATGTCCACCGCGCCGTCGCCGCGCATCAAGATCTGAAGCTCGCGCGTCGCCCGGCTCAGCTCGCGCTCGGTCCGCTCCAGATCGACGATCGGTGCGGCAGCCCCACGCGCCGCCGGCGTTTCGAGCGCGTACTGCTCGGTATAGGCCGCGTTGAGGCGGGCGCGCAGCTCTGCGACACGCTCGCGGGCGCGGCGCAGGCGCGGCGAGACGGTGGCAGCGTTCGGCTGCTTGCCAAGCGCGTCTTCGAGCAGCCCACGAGACTTCCCGCGTTCGAGCCACCGGAACGCGTCGCGGCCCCGTTTGGCCGTTGCGCGGTGGTAGTGGGGGGCGCACGATTCGCAGTAGGTGGTGACCGGGCCGAGCAGGAGCCGCGCAATGCGCTCGTAGAGGCTCTCGGCGCTGGCGCCGGCCCCCCCCACGACCGCCAGTTTGAGATCGTCGGCGCGGGCACGGGCGCGCAGCCGCTCGAGATGGATCACCGCCTGCTCGTAGGACGCGCGGGCCTCGTCGGGGGCGTTGGCTTCGAGCAGCGTGCCCTCAGCCTCGTGCGCCTGCGACAGGACGGCATCGGACCCAAGACGAGCGCCCAGCGCCAGCGCCGCCTGGAGGTCGGCCTGTGCGCCGCGCAGGTTGCCGAGCCGCGCCTGAATCTCGCCGGCCAGCAGGTGCGCGTTGGCGGCATGCTCCGGCGCACCCAGCGGCTCCAGCCGGGCCGCCACCTCTCGCACCTCGTCCAGCAAGACGGGGAGCTGGCCGAGCGTCGCCTCAATGGCCGCGAGGCGCAGGCCGGCCAGTTGCGCGATCGTCTCCCAGACGGCGTTGCCGATGCGCGCGTAGAACGCCCGGGACTCGGCCAGCTCCTGCCGCGCAGTGGCGAGATCGCCGCGCAGCTCGGCCACCTGTCCCGACAGCAGCAGCGACGTCCCCAGCTCGAACGGCATGTCGTTCGCGCGGAACGTGGCGACGGCGTGGGCCACGGACTCGGCGGCCTCAGTGGCCAGGTTGAGCGCGCGGTAGGCGCGCGTCAAGTCCACGTCCACGGCCGCCCGCTTGCGGTCAAGCCCCAGCTCCTCGCACAGAGCGCGGCTCGCCAGCAGCGCTTCGAGGGCCTGCCCGTACTCACCTCGGCTGATGTGGAGCAGGCCCAGGTTCATCTGGACCGTGGCGAGCCGCTCACGGGCGTTGAGCGCCTGGAAGTCCTTGACGGCGGACAGGTCGGCCTTCAACGCTTCGCCGAACCGCCCCAGCTCGTTGAGCACCAGCCCGATGTTCATGCTGGCCGTGGCGGCCAGCTCGCGGATGCGCTCCTTGCGCCCGTAGTCCCGGGCGTCCGAGAAGCAGCGCAACGCCTCTTCGAGGTCTCCACGCCGCCAGCAGACCAGCCCCAGGTTGATGGTCTGCCGGGCCACGTCCAGCCCGAACGCCGGCCCGCGCGAGCGCAGATACTCGAGGTTCCGATGGGCCAGGGCTACGGCTTCGTCGTACCGCGCGAGGTACCGGAGCGCCTCGACGTGCCCGATCCTCGTCCGCGCGGCGTCGTCGCGCAGCCCGAGCGCGTCGAATGCCGCCTCGGCCTCGGTGAAGCACGGCTCGGCCCGCTCGTAGAGGCCAGCGGTTCGCAGCGCATACGCCGCGGCCCGCAACGCCCGCGCCTGTCCCTCGCCGCCAGCCTCCTCAGCCTGCCACGCCTCGGCCAGGGCCACGCCGGCGTGCGGATCGGTCTGGTAGCAGCCTTCGACCTCGCGGGCGCGGGCTGCCCAACGCTCGCGCAGCGCGTCGAGGCTCGGCTCGCTCACCGCCGCCGTATCTGAAATGCTGACGCTCGGCTCCGGCCCTGTCGCCTCGGCGCGGCTCCCCGGCTCGCCACGCTCAGGCATGCGAGATTCGGTGGCAACCGACTGCGAGGTCGCGCCTGTCATGTATCCATTGTAGCGAGATCCTCCTCCGCCGTTGTGCAGAACAGCGTATTGACGAATGCACAAAATGGCCCATAATGGGCACAGTGGACACCTGGACTGCACGCTTCCGCGCGTATCGTGCTACTGAATGTCTGCTAGTTCATGTGAACCTGAGCGTAAGTTGAGGATCTGCGTGCGCGTCAACCAGTTGCAGGCATCGCGGCTATCCCCCCGCCCGGGGCATTCCAGACCGTCTGTCACTCGGTCCGCTGGTGAGATTCTGGCGCTTGCCGCGCTGCTGCTCTCCGCGCTGGCGCTGGTCGTCGTCCTGGACGACGCCGACGCCCCCGGCTCCCTCCGCGAGCAGGCGGCCGGTTTGCTGATCCGTCTGCACGAGCAGATGAACGCCCTCACGGCGCTCGCGACCGTGGTCGGTCTGGTACTGGCCGTCGCGCTGCTGATCACGATGCGTGCACGGGACGTGGCCGCTGCGCGTGCCGACGAAGCGACTTATGAGCTTGCCGACGCCAGCCAGGAAGCGGACCGCTGGCGTGGCGCTGTCCGCTCGCGCGATGCCGCGCTGCTGGCGGTCGTCCACGAGCTCCGAAGCCCGCTCACGCACGTCGTCGGCTACGCCGAGCTGCTCACCAGCCGCCGGCGGCCCCAGCACCTGGACTCGCCGGAAGAGATGACGGAGGCCATTCGCGCCGCCTCCGGGACGATGCAGCGCCTGCTGGACGACCTGGTTGAGGCGACGCGGGTGCAGGCACAGGGGTTCAGCCTCCACACGCGGCCGGTGGACCTCGGCGCCCTGATTCACGGCATCGTCTCCGGCTTCGGCGCGCACCACCCGACGCACCGGCTGGCGGTGGACATGCCGGAGCATCAGCTTGTGACCCGCGCCGATCCGCAGCGGATCCACCAGATCCTCGCCAACCTGCTGACCAACGCCATCAGCTACTCGCCGGCCGCCAGCGAGATCGTGGTCCGGGCGCTGCTCCAGAGCCAGCAGGTCCGCGTAGAGATCGAGGATCACGGCATCGGCCTGGACGCCGACGATCAGGAGCGCGTCTTCGACCGCTTCTTCCGGGCGCCAGACGGCAGGCGGCTCCGCGAGCAAGGCAGCGGCTTGGGGCTTGCCATCGTCAAAGACCTTGTCGAGGCGCATGGCGGGAGCGTCGGCGTGTCGAGCGTGCGT
It includes:
- a CDS encoding CHAT domain-containing protein, with amino-acid sequence MPERGEPGSRAEATGPEPSVSISDTAAVSEPSLDALRERWAARAREVEGCYQTDPHAGVALAEAWQAEEAGGEGQARALRAAAYALRTAGLYERAEPCFTEAEAAFDALGLRDDAARTRIGHVEALRYLARYDEAVALAHRNLEYLRSRGPAFGLDVARQTINLGLVCWRRGDLEEALRCFSDARDYGRKERIRELAATASMNIGLVLNELGRFGEALKADLSAVKDFQALNARERLATVQMNLGLLHISRGEYGQALEALLASRALCEELGLDRKRAAVDVDLTRAYRALNLATEAAESVAHAVATFRANDMPFELGTSLLLSGQVAELRGDLATARQELAESRAFYARIGNAVWETIAQLAGLRLAAIEATLGQLPVLLDEVREVAARLEPLGAPEHAANAHLLAGEIQARLGNLRGAQADLQAALALGARLGSDAVLSQAHEAEGTLLEANAPDEARASYEQAVIHLERLRARARADDLKLAVVGGAGASAESLYERIARLLLGPVTTYCESCAPHYHRATAKRGRDAFRWLERGKSRGLLEDALGKQPNAATVSPRLRRARERVAELRARLNAAYTEQYALETPAARGAAAPIVDLERTERELSRATRELQILMRGDGAVDITALIDVGRVQAALDERTCLVEYVVLGDEIACFVVRREHFAVFRNLGTRTQAEKALSWFWFHIRKGTYGAEFLRANQRSLARAIDQALQQLGELLVAPLAGALADSDHLVVVPHSLLHGVPLHALPYAQAMLLDQLTVSYAPSAAVFAATAGRPSPAIERPLIVAPDIADLPWVQDEARRIAEQLPGALILSGRDATLERVRHESRDRDSLHLATHGVFRADNPTYSALELADGWLSVGELAELSRGQQLVCLSACHTAVSGVGPGDELLGLTRAVLGSGVGALVASLWAANDDTAPAFMTAFYRGLRNGQSRAASLRAAALSTRSREPHPYFWAPFILVGAP
- a CDS encoding HAMP domain-containing histidine kinase, producing the protein MRVNQLQASRLSPRPGHSRPSVTRSAGEILALAALLLSALALVVVLDDADAPGSLREQAAGLLIRLHEQMNALTALATVVGLVLAVALLITMRARDVAAARADEATYELADASQEADRWRGAVRSRDAALLAVVHELRSPLTHVVGYAELLTSRRRPQHLDSPEEMTEAIRAASGTMQRLLDDLVEATRVQAQGFSLHTRPVDLGALIHGIVSGFGAHHPTHRLAVDMPEHQLVTRADPQRIHQILANLLTNAISYSPAASEIVVRALLQSQQVRVEIEDHGIGLDADDQERVFDRFFRAPDGRRLREQGSGLGLAIVKDLVEAHGGSVGVSSVRGAGSTFWFTLPLAEERPATADVPVGAPAAQVARALP